TCGGGGCAGTCCGGCCGCAATACGGCCTGCCGGGAACGGCTCGGGGAGCTGCTCGCCTCCGCCGACGCGGCGGCTGTGGAGCTGAAGGCGAAGCGCGCGCAGTACGAGGCGATGAAGAACGGCGAACCGCTGCCCCCGCCTCCCCCGGCGGAGGAGAAGCCCGGCATGCTCCAGAATGTGAAGGAGCAGAAGGAGCAGCGGGATCAGGAAATGAACAAGTGATCCGGAAAATCACGGGTTTCCGGGTCGATTCGACGAAGGCTCCGGCCGACATTGACGACCGGATCGGCGGCATGGCTGCGCGGGCGGAAGGCATTCCTGTCGTGCAGCTGCGGGATTTCCGCATCACAGGCAAGAGCATCGACGCCCGGCGCGGTGTTCCGGTGCTGCTCTACAACCTTGAGCTCGATGTGGACGAACAGGATTCTCCGGCTGAGTTCCATCTGCCGCTCCGCCTCGACCTGCCGGAACGGACGGCGCTTCTGCATCCGGTCGTGGTCGGCACCGGCCCCGCCGGTATTTTCGCCGCGCTGGCGCTGGCGCTGGCCGGGGCGAAGCCGCTGATCCTCGACCGCGGGCGCCGGGTCGAGGAGCGTTATGCCGACTACCGGCGCTTTCTCGAAAGCCGCGAACTCGACGAATCGAGCAACCTGCTGCTCGGGGAAGGCGGGGCCGGTACATTTTCGGACGGCAAGCTCTATACCGGCACCCGCGACATCCGCGCCGCTTTCGTGCTGGATACGCTGGCCCGGGCGGGTGCGCCGCCGGAAATCCGCTATCTGAAGCGTCCGCACATCGGTTCGGACAAGCTGCGCGCCGTTGCCGCGAACCTGCGGAAGCGCATCATCGGGCTCGGCGGCGAATTCCGGTTCGGGACCGAGGTCACCGGCCTCCTGCTGAAAAACGGCCGCTGCATCGGCGTCGAAACCGCCGCCGGTGACCGGATCGAAGCTCCGGCGGTAATCATGGCGCCGGGTCTCGGGGGGCGGGAACTCGTGCAGCGCATGGCCCGGCAGGGAGCGGGCGCGCTCCTGAAACCGTTCCAGATCGGCTGCCGCATCGAGCATCCGCAGAGCTTCATCGACCGTGCGATGTATCATCTCGACAGCCGCCCGGCGGCGCTCGGCGCGGCCGAATACCATCTGGTTTCCCGTCCCGGGAACGGAGTGCCGGGCGTCAGCTCGTTCTGCATGTGTCCGGGCGGGGAGATCCTGAATGCGACGGCGTGGCGCGGCCACTCCGTGTCGAACGGCATGAGCGATTATGCGCGGAACGGCGAATTTGCGAACGGCTGCCTGATTGCCACGCTGCCGGCGGAGAAATTCGGCAGTTCGGCGGAGGCGTACGAATTCCTGGCCGGATTCGAGCGCCGCATCTTTGAATCGGGCGGGGGCGATTACGCGTTTCCTGCGCAGGATGCCGCCGCCTTTCTGTCCGGGCGGAACGGGCTTTCCCTGGCCCGGACCGGCTGTGCGACCGGCATCGTGCCGGGGCGGCTCGACCGGCTGATCCCGCCGGAGCTGGCGACGGCGCTGCGGGCCGCGCTGCGGCACTTCGACCGGGGAAATCCGGGGTTTATCCGTTACGGCAAATTCGTGGGGCTTGAGACCTGCGTGTCGAGTCCGCTGCGCTTCCACCGGGAACCGGACTCTTTGATGTCGAATCTGTCCGGACTGTATCCGTGCGGCGAGGGAGTCGGCTGCGCCGGCGGCATCATGTCCGCCGCGGTTGACGGCCTGAAAGTGGCCGAGGCCCTGCTCCGGCAGGAGACCTGACGGATCAATGGCAGCAGTTCGGCGGGATTGGAAAATCCGTGCTGTGCCGCCATAACGGGCGGTTTGCCCTCCGCGATCTTGAAGCTCCCCGGGCGGGAAGCCGCCCGCGCGCGCCGGAGGCGGGGCTTCTCCATTGAACTTCACTCAAGATGCATGCGGCGTAAATCGTTTTTTTTCAGCGCCTCGAGCATGTTGGCCAGCAGGGCGCGTTCTGCCCGGGAGCAGCGGGTGCCGCGGCGGCGCAGCTCGGCCGTGAGAAACCGGATCGCTTCGTTCTGCCGCCCGAGTTCGCGGGCCAGCTCCGCGTAGCGCAGCGCGAGCTTCGCATTGTCGTCGGAACGGAGCCGGTCGGGGCGGACGAAATAGCGTTCCGCCGTCCGCATCGCTTCCTCCGGAGAGTGGAGCGGGCCGCGCAGCAGATCGAAACGCATGAGCCACAGAAGAGGCACGTCCGGGTCTGCTTCGAGCATGGCTTCGAGCCGTTCCCGCGCGGCCTCGAACCGTTCTTCACGAATCATGACTTCGACCGGCGTGATCAGGGGCGCGGGCCGTTCCCGGAACCGGCGCGGGGCCAGCAGCGTATCGATCATATCCTCCGCGATGCCGCGCAGATAGAGCAGAACGAACGTCACGCCGGCCGCGGCGGCCCAGAGCAGCGCGGCCAGCAGGGCGAGGACGGCCCCGAGCCGGTCGTTGCGCTGCATGGCGGCCGCCGTCATCCCGAAGGAGCGGAATGTCATGACGGCGAGGAAAACCAGGCAGCCGAGTCCGAGATATTGTTTCAGGCGGTCAAGCCACATCGGCTCCTCCGCGCGTTTCCGGCCGCCCTGTTCTGCTTTCGTCGCGCAGGTGGGCGAGCATGCTGCCGAGGTACCGGCGCTCGGTCTTCGAGTATCCGGTGCCGAGCCGGTGCAGTTCAGCGGTGAGGAGCCGGATTGCTTCATCCTGCCTGCCGAGCTCTCCGGCCAGCTCCGCATAACGCAGCGCGAGCTTCGCATTCCCTTCGGAGCGGAGCCGTTTCGGGCGGATGAAATACTTTTCCACGCTTTTCAGGGCCTCCTCCTGCTGCCCGAGCGGGCCGCGCAGCAGGTCGAAACGCATGATCCACGCGGTGGGAAATTCCGGGCCGGCCTCGATCAGCAGGTTGAGACGCTCCAGCGCCTCGCCGTAGCGCGTCTGCCTGATCAGCACCTCGACCGGAGAGAGCAGCGGAGCGGGCCTGCTCCGTGTCGGGCGCATGAGGAACAGGCTGTCGATGAGGCCGGGCAGATAGAGCCACGCGAACATGCAGCAGGCGATCGCGCCGCAGGAGACGACCGTCAGCAGATTGAAAATCGCTCCGGCAACACCGGTCGAACGGCCCCATAGCAGCAGGGCGTAAACCGCGTTTGCCAGGAAAAACAGCATGATGAGAGTCGAGATGATTTTTACGACACGATTCCGGCGCATGATCGGAAACCCCGCTTTTAAATTGATAAAACCGTGCTATATTAGTCTTCATCAGAGAGTATACACCAAAATTCAAACGATTCAAGGAACTGAAAAGAGATGAGCATCTATCGCACCCACACCTGCGGGGAGCTTCGCAAGACTGAGGTCGGCAAAGAGGTCCGGATCTCGGGGTGGATTCACAGCGTCCGCGACCATGGCGGCGTCATTTTCATCGACCTGCGCGACCACTACGGCATCACGCAGGTCGTCATCGATCCGGAGTGCGCGTTCTATCAGGCTCTGGACCGCTGGCGGGTCGAAACCGTCGTCCGTTTCGACGGCAGGGTCGTCGCCCGCTCGGCCGAGACGGTCAATCCGAAACTGGCCACCGGTGAAATCGAGGTCCGGGCGACCGATATGGAGATTCTCGGCGAAGCCGACGTGATTCCGTTCCAGGTCGCCAAGGACGACCAGGCGCCGGAGGCGATGCGGCTCAAATACCGTTTCCTCGACCTCCGCCGCGACGACCTGCATAAAAACATCATCCTGCGCAGTCAGGTCATCGCCGAGATTCGCCGCTATATGACCGAGCACGGCTTCAACGAGTTCCAGACTCCGATCCTGACCGCGAGCAGTCCGGAGGGCGCGCGCGACTATCTGGTGCCGTCGCGGCTGCATCCCGGCAAGTTCTACGCGCTGCCGCAGGCGCCGCAGCAGTTCAAGCAGCTGCTGATGGTGGCCGGGTTCGACCGTTACTTCCAGATCGCGCCGTGTTTCCGCGACGAGGACGCCCGTGCCGACCGCAGCCCCGGGGAGTTCTACCAGCTCGACGTCGAAATGAGCTTTGTCGAGCAGGACGACATCTTCGCCGTAATCGAGGGGCTGCTTGACGATGTGTTCGGCAAGTTCAGCGCGAACGAGTTCTCGAAGCCGCCGTTCGTGCGTCTGCCGTACCGCGAGGCGATGGACCGGTTCGGTTCGGACAAGCCGGATCTGCGCAACCCGCTCGAGATGATCGACGTGACCGAACACTTCCGCGGCTGCGGCTTCCAGGCGTTCGCCGGAACCGTCGAAAAGGGCGGCGTGGTCCGCGCGATCAAGGCCCCGAAGGTGGCCGGCAAGCCGCGCAAGTTCTTCGACGATCTCATCAAGTTCGCGCAGGAGAACGGCGCAAAGGGCATGGCCTACATCATCTGGACCGAGGAGGGCGAGAAGAGCCCGATCGTGAAGTTCCTGACGCCGGAGATCGTTGCGGCGCTGAAGCAGGCCGGCAAGGTCGAGTCCGGCGACGCGCTTTTCTTCCTGGCCGATACGAAGAAGACGGTGCAGAAGATCGGCGGGGCGGTCATCCCGGAGCTCGGGCGGCAGCTCGGGCTCATCGATCCGAATGTGTTCAAATTCTGCTGGATCGTCGACTTCCCGATGTTCGAGGAGGACGAGGAGACCGGGCAGATCATCTTCTCGCACAACCCGTTCTCGATGCCGCAGGGCGGCATGGATGCGCTGTTGAACAGGAATCCGCTCGATATCCTCGCCTACCAGTACGACATCGTCTGCAACGGCATCGAGCTGTCGTCCGGCGCGATCCGGAACCACCGTCCGGACATCATGTACAAGGCGTTCGAGATCGCCGGCTACGACCGCAGCGTGGTCGATGAGAAATTCGGCGGCATGATCAACGCCTTCAAGCTCGGGGCGCCCCCGCACGGCGGCATCGCCCCGGGCGTGGACCGCATGGTCATGCTGCTGACCGGTTCGCCGAACATCCGCGAGGTCATTGCGTTCCCGTTCAACCAGCAGGCGCAGGACCTCATGATGAATGCTCCGGCCGAAGTGTCGGTCAAGCAGCTCCGCGAGCTCCATATCGAAGTCAAACTTCCGAAGCGGCAGGAAAAGGCCGCCGGAGAAACGCCGCAGGGGTGACCGATGCATACAGTTCGATTCCGGTTCGGATTGCTTCTTCTCGCATTTGCGGCAGTAACCGCGGCGGCGGGAGACGCGCTGCTGAAATACATTCCGGCCGGAACCGAATATGCGGTTTCCGTCGATGCGGATGCGCTGCGGAAGCTGTCGTTTTTCAAGGAGCTCAGCACGAATTCCGACGCGAAGACGTTTCTGGAGGATTTCGAGCGGGATTACAACATCCGGCTCGAGGACTGTTCGGAGCTGCTTTTTGTCGGCGGCGGCAGGCGCCTGCGCGGCATGCTGGCCGAAACGCGGCTTTCGGAGCAGGCCCTCGCAAGCCGTCTGCGGAAGTTCGGGGACCGTTTCTTGATCTCCGGCGAGGGGGGGCGGAAGCTTTACTGTCTGCTCTCCGCCGATTCGATCGTCTCCAGCCGGATCACGATCGCGCTGACCTATCTTGAGCCGCAGGTCGTGCTTGCCACGGAACGGGAGTATATCGCCCCGTTTTTCACCGGCCTCGCCGCCCCGGCGGAGGCGCGGCGCGCGCTGGTCACGGCGCCGAAAGGGAGACCGCTGGCCTGGAGCTTCCTCCGTGTCGAGGCGCTGACGGGAGGAAAGAAGAAAAAGAACGATCTGTCCTTGATGTTTCTCAAAGGGATGCGGACCGCTTATCTCGAACTGAATGTCGCCGGCGACGGCTCAGGGTGGCGGCTGGACGGCAGTGCGCTCTGCGCGAACGCCGCGAGCGCCCAGCAGATTGCGATGCTCCTGC
Above is a genomic segment from Victivallis lenta containing:
- a CDS encoding NAD(P)/FAD-dependent oxidoreductase; translation: MIRKITGFRVDSTKAPADIDDRIGGMAARAEGIPVVQLRDFRITGKSIDARRGVPVLLYNLELDVDEQDSPAEFHLPLRLDLPERTALLHPVVVGTGPAGIFAALALALAGAKPLILDRGRRVEERYADYRRFLESRELDESSNLLLGEGGAGTFSDGKLYTGTRDIRAAFVLDTLARAGAPPEIRYLKRPHIGSDKLRAVAANLRKRIIGLGGEFRFGTEVTGLLLKNGRCIGVETAAGDRIEAPAVIMAPGLGGRELVQRMARQGAGALLKPFQIGCRIEHPQSFIDRAMYHLDSRPAALGAAEYHLVSRPGNGVPGVSSFCMCPGGEILNATAWRGHSVSNGMSDYARNGEFANGCLIATLPAEKFGSSAEAYEFLAGFERRIFESGGGDYAFPAQDAAAFLSGRNGLSLARTGCATGIVPGRLDRLIPPELATALRAALRHFDRGNPGFIRYGKFVGLETCVSSPLRFHREPDSLMSNLSGLYPCGEGVGCAGGIMSAAVDGLKVAEALLRQET
- a CDS encoding tetratricopeptide repeat protein, with translation MRRNRVVKIISTLIMLFFLANAVYALLLWGRSTGVAGAIFNLLTVVSCGAIACCMFAWLYLPGLIDSLFLMRPTRSRPAPLLSPVEVLIRQTRYGEALERLNLLIEAGPEFPTAWIMRFDLLRGPLGQQEEALKSVEKYFIRPKRLRSEGNAKLALRYAELAGELGRQDEAIRLLTAELHRLGTGYSKTERRYLGSMLAHLRDESRTGRPETRGGADVA
- the aspS gene encoding aspartate--tRNA ligase, with the protein product MSIYRTHTCGELRKTEVGKEVRISGWIHSVRDHGGVIFIDLRDHYGITQVVIDPECAFYQALDRWRVETVVRFDGRVVARSAETVNPKLATGEIEVRATDMEILGEADVIPFQVAKDDQAPEAMRLKYRFLDLRRDDLHKNIILRSQVIAEIRRYMTEHGFNEFQTPILTASSPEGARDYLVPSRLHPGKFYALPQAPQQFKQLLMVAGFDRYFQIAPCFRDEDARADRSPGEFYQLDVEMSFVEQDDIFAVIEGLLDDVFGKFSANEFSKPPFVRLPYREAMDRFGSDKPDLRNPLEMIDVTEHFRGCGFQAFAGTVEKGGVVRAIKAPKVAGKPRKFFDDLIKFAQENGAKGMAYIIWTEEGEKSPIVKFLTPEIVAALKQAGKVESGDALFFLADTKKTVQKIGGAVIPELGRQLGLIDPNVFKFCWIVDFPMFEEDEETGQIIFSHNPFSMPQGGMDALLNRNPLDILAYQYDIVCNGIELSSGAIRNHRPDIMYKAFEIAGYDRSVVDEKFGGMINAFKLGAPPHGGIAPGVDRMVMLLTGSPNIREVIAFPFNQQAQDLMMNAPAEVSVKQLRELHIEVKLPKRQEKAAGETPQG